The Micromonospora sp. Llam0 genome includes a window with the following:
- a CDS encoding ATP-binding protein gives MLEPLAGIAQRRVSALLDDLLRVEPVIALHGPRSVGKSTVLRALADRHGVPVLDLDELGIRDAVVANPQTAVTTPGLLCVDEYQHAPQILDALKARLNREGSRPGTAALTGSTRQDALPRTAQALTGRLHTMTIWPMSQGEIRGVHEDFLPALRAAPGATVAARPASTTTRTEYVDRLCAGGFPLALRRTGPARDRWFDDYVRQSLERDAIELVRVRQRSMLRELLGRLAGRTGQVLNLTSASQGLAGERKTIEGYVRLLEDLFLVDRLPAWGTTLRARAAASPKVHVVDTGVAARLMRVSPAKLATLDPTALTEFGHLLESFVVGELRKQASWLDENVTTGHWRTYDGDEVDYVIEFDDGRVLAFEVKANERVAGADLKGLRALRDALGDRFIAGVAFSTGQRSFTYEDRIHIMPVDRLWTPISGYLTLTR, from the coding sequence GTGCTGGAACCACTCGCCGGAATCGCGCAGCGGCGAGTCTCTGCGCTGCTCGATGACCTGCTCCGGGTGGAGCCGGTCATCGCCCTGCACGGCCCTCGCTCCGTTGGCAAGTCCACGGTCCTGCGCGCGCTCGCCGACCGGCACGGGGTCCCCGTTCTGGACCTGGACGAGTTGGGCATTCGCGACGCCGTGGTGGCCAACCCGCAGACAGCCGTCACTACGCCGGGCCTGCTCTGCGTGGACGAGTATCAGCATGCCCCGCAGATCCTCGACGCGTTGAAGGCTCGACTCAACCGCGAAGGCAGCCGGCCGGGTACCGCCGCGTTGACCGGGTCGACCCGCCAGGACGCGCTGCCCCGCACCGCGCAGGCACTCACCGGACGCCTGCACACCATGACGATCTGGCCCATGTCACAAGGAGAGATACGCGGCGTCCATGAAGATTTCCTGCCGGCGCTTCGCGCAGCGCCCGGCGCGACCGTCGCAGCCAGGCCAGCGTCGACGACCACCCGGACGGAGTACGTTGATCGACTCTGCGCTGGAGGGTTCCCCCTGGCCCTGCGCCGCACAGGCCCCGCGCGCGACCGTTGGTTCGACGACTACGTCCGCCAGTCGCTGGAGCGCGATGCCATCGAGCTTGTCCGGGTACGTCAGCGCAGCATGCTGCGCGAGCTGCTGGGTCGACTGGCTGGAAGAACCGGGCAGGTACTCAACCTCACCAGCGCGTCCCAGGGCCTCGCAGGTGAGCGCAAGACCATCGAAGGCTACGTCCGCCTCCTCGAAGACCTCTTCCTCGTCGACCGACTTCCTGCTTGGGGTACGACGCTACGCGCGCGAGCCGCAGCATCACCGAAGGTGCATGTCGTCGACACCGGGGTGGCCGCCCGGCTGATGCGAGTCTCTCCCGCCAAACTCGCCACACTCGACCCGACCGCCTTGACGGAGTTCGGGCACCTCCTCGAGAGCTTCGTCGTCGGCGAGCTCCGCAAGCAGGCCTCCTGGCTTGACGAAAACGTAACTACGGGGCACTGGCGCACCTACGACGGCGACGAGGTCGACTACGTCATTGAGTTCGACGACGGCAGGGTCCTCGCGTTCGAAGTCAAGGCGAACGAACGCGTCGCGGGCGCCGACCTCAAAGGCCTCCGAGCGCTACGAGACGCACTCGGCGACAGGTTCATCGCCGGCGTGGCGTTCAGCACCGGACAACGCTCGTTCACCTACGAAGACCGCATTCACATCATGCCCGTCGACCGACTCTGGACACCTATCAGCGGCTACCTCACGCTGACGCGGTGA
- a CDS encoding helix-turn-helix domain-containing protein, which yields MTAPGRHRIADQPIGRRIAQLRARRGLTQQVFADRIGKSHSWVDKVERGIRSLDRISVVHTVAAVLGVTPETILGPTTSRPEPATDTTTAAVEHLRAALARYDTPTPDQPAPPVEDLHRRIQYAWTAYQHAHYPQLLRMLPDLLTHTRHATTSDAPRSDAVGYLLTSVYRLTAHLLTKLDEPHLAWLAADRAIATAAGHPRHTAAAAIALTQALRALHRPTLATRAALTAVPLIDPATTNDAAPDDHALAGTLLIEAALAAATGNDPATAHDLSERADRHAASISHHQRRPDHGDTTTAFGPTAVALARAHLAAALGDPHQAITHHQHTTASHGWRELPAEHRAAHLIDITRAYLDTGNPTAAAARAIITADQIAPAETRTRPTAHTVVATLLRTAPTPDLTRLATTIGLTPRP from the coding sequence ATGACCGCACCCGGCCGCCACCGCATCGCCGACCAACCGATCGGCCGGCGGATCGCCCAACTGCGCGCCCGACGCGGCCTCACCCAACAGGTATTCGCCGACCGGATCGGCAAATCCCACTCCTGGGTCGACAAGGTCGAACGCGGCATCCGCTCCCTCGACCGCATCTCCGTCGTCCACACCGTCGCCGCCGTCCTCGGCGTCACCCCCGAAACCATCCTCGGCCCCACCACCAGCCGGCCCGAACCCGCCACCGACACCACCACGGCCGCCGTCGAACACCTCCGCGCCGCCCTCGCCCGCTACGACACCCCCACCCCCGACCAACCCGCACCGCCCGTCGAGGACCTGCACCGCCGCATCCAGTACGCGTGGACCGCCTACCAGCACGCCCACTACCCGCAACTACTCCGCATGCTGCCCGACCTGCTCACCCACACCCGGCACGCCACTACCAGCGACGCACCACGATCCGACGCCGTCGGGTATCTACTCACCAGCGTCTACCGACTCACCGCACACCTGCTGACCAAACTCGACGAACCCCACCTCGCCTGGCTCGCCGCCGACCGCGCCATCGCCACCGCCGCCGGCCACCCCCGGCACACCGCCGCAGCCGCCATCGCCCTCACCCAGGCGTTACGCGCCCTGCACCGACCCACCCTCGCCACGCGAGCCGCGCTCACCGCCGTACCGCTGATCGACCCGGCCACGACCAACGACGCCGCACCGGACGACCACGCCCTCGCCGGCACCCTGCTGATCGAAGCCGCCCTCGCCGCCGCCACCGGCAACGACCCGGCCACCGCCCACGACCTGAGCGAACGCGCCGACAGACACGCAGCCAGCATCAGCCACCACCAGCGGCGCCCCGACCACGGCGACACCACCACCGCCTTCGGGCCGACCGCGGTCGCGCTCGCCCGCGCACACCTCGCCGCCGCCCTCGGCGACCCGCACCAGGCCATCACCCACCACCAGCACACCACCGCCAGCCACGGCTGGCGCGAGCTACCCGCCGAACACCGCGCCGCCCACCTGATCGACATCACCCGCGCCTACCTCGACACCGGCAACCCCACCGCCGCCGCCGCCCGCGCCATCATCACCGCCGACCAGATCGCCCCCGCCGAAACCCGCACCCGACCCACCGCCCACACCGTCGTCGCCACGCTCCTACGGACCGCACCCACCCCCGACCTGACCCGCCTCGCCACCACCATCGGCCTCACCCCACGACCCTGA
- a CDS encoding helix-turn-helix transcriptional regulator — MPRFAPATPRSRRLGRDLRKLREAKGLTGEEVAKSVRCSSSRISRIESGEIKPRAGDVMELLVAYGVPLDAEPGSSLLAQARDLREDGWWQRVGGKYATYIAYETEAVELKNYEPTLVPGLLQTERYAREVNIIGREVDPDTVNQRVTTRMTRQEVLHRQPTPLRLHAVLSEAALRTEVGGPDVLRDQLAHLVTLNELPNVTIQVLRFEAGAHLADSSGFALLSFERDDPPLGYIETLAGELFLESTRDLARISAAYDNLRMLAMSPAESVKLIKELSKDGT, encoded by the coding sequence ATGCCTCGATTTGCCCCAGCCACTCCACGCTCCCGGCGACTCGGCCGCGATCTACGCAAGCTCCGCGAAGCCAAGGGACTGACCGGCGAGGAAGTCGCGAAGTCGGTCCGCTGCTCGTCGTCGCGGATCAGCCGGATCGAGTCCGGCGAGATCAAGCCGCGTGCCGGTGATGTCATGGAGCTGCTGGTCGCCTACGGCGTCCCGCTCGACGCCGAGCCCGGCTCGTCGCTGCTGGCCCAGGCCCGCGACCTGCGCGAGGACGGCTGGTGGCAACGGGTCGGCGGCAAGTACGCGACGTACATCGCCTACGAGACCGAAGCCGTCGAGCTGAAGAACTACGAGCCGACGCTGGTACCTGGTCTACTCCAGACCGAACGCTACGCCCGCGAGGTCAACATCATCGGTCGGGAGGTCGACCCGGACACGGTCAACCAACGCGTCACCACCCGGATGACCCGACAGGAAGTGCTGCACCGGCAACCGACGCCGCTGCGGCTGCACGCCGTCCTGTCCGAGGCGGCGCTGCGCACCGAGGTCGGCGGCCCGGACGTGCTGCGTGACCAACTCGCCCACCTCGTCACCCTCAACGAACTGCCCAACGTCACGATCCAGGTGCTGCGCTTCGAAGCCGGCGCGCACCTGGCAGACAGCAGCGGCTTCGCTCTACTCAGCTTCGAGCGAGACGATCCACCGCTCGGCTACATCGAGACCCTGGCCGGTGAGCTGTTCCTCGAGTCGACCCGCGACCTGGCGCGGATCTCGGCGGCGTACGACAATCTGAGGATGCTGGCGATGTCGCCCGCCGAGTCGGTCAAGCTGATCAAGGAGCTGAGCAAGGATGGAACGTAA
- a CDS encoding DUF397 domain-containing protein yields the protein MERNTWRTSSRSGSNGQCVEVRDRGTQIDVRDSKAPAAGTLTFAPAAWTTFTTTLKSDGARP from the coding sequence ATGGAACGTAACACCTGGCGCACGTCGAGCCGGTCCGGTAGCAACGGCCAGTGCGTCGAGGTCCGCGACCGGGGCACCCAGATCGACGTACGCGACTCCAAAGCCCCCGCCGCCGGCACGCTGACCTTCGCCCCCGCCGCCTGGACCACCTTCACGACCACCCTCAAGTCCGACGGCGCCCGCCCGTAA